Proteins from a single region of Gemmatimonadota bacterium:
- the ybeY gene encoding rRNA maturation RNase YbeY, translating to MEITTLVDVCDLDITSIEAVVQQLLSDNEVHLPISCVLTHDAHIRQLNKKYRNIDKPTDVLSFELSDSIHPEAHYCGEIYISVDRARQQAKAHNRSLQAEITHLTVHGTLHLLGFEHDTLEGYTQMRNEEKKYLTLIE from the coding sequence ATGGAAATTACAACTTTAGTCGATGTATGCGATCTGGATATCACCAGCATAGAAGCTGTCGTGCAACAACTTCTTTCAGACAACGAGGTGCATCTCCCCATTTCGTGTGTTCTAACCCATGACGCCCACATCCGACAACTCAATAAAAAATATCGAAACATAGACAAACCGACTGATGTTCTTTCATTTGAGCTGTCCGATTCGATCCATCCAGAGGCGCATTATTGTGGAGAGATATACATCTCAGTAGATCGCGCACGACAGCAAGCAAAAGCGCATAACCGGTCCCTACAAGCAGAAATAACCCACTTGACAGTGCATGGGACCCTGCATTTGCTGGGATTTGAACACGATACCCTTGAAGGATACACGCAAATGCGAAATGAAGAAAAAAAATACCTGACCCTGATAGAATAA